One Fibrobacter sp. UBA4297 genomic region harbors:
- a CDS encoding TIGR02147 family protein has product MKPIFEYTDYREWIRDAFEDFKKRKTVISWRYMAMKLGADPGNLLRISQGKIHLAVNFIKPMAEFFELDEKETAYWSELVYFGRAKSDQEALNHYEKMQALKGIPLKRLAKKELEFYRHWYYNAIRSVIGICNFKDDYEGLAECCTPAITVEQAKDAIKLLHDLNMISEGKDGYWKVNDTFVSTGGNWRSEAVRTFQKETIRLAGESLERHAPPLRDISTVTMTFNMNDIQLIREKIKEFRSDLLRLSQDGTGDDTVFQLNVQLFPLAFTKKLQEKSK; this is encoded by the coding sequence GTGAAACCGATTTTTGAATATACCGATTATCGCGAATGGATTAGGGATGCTTTTGAAGATTTCAAGAAGCGTAAGACCGTCATATCCTGGCGATACATGGCTATGAAGCTCGGCGCAGATCCCGGCAACCTCCTCCGCATTTCGCAGGGCAAGATCCACCTCGCGGTAAACTTCATCAAGCCGATGGCAGAGTTCTTCGAGCTTGACGAAAAGGAAACTGCCTACTGGTCGGAACTCGTGTACTTCGGTCGCGCGAAAAGCGACCAGGAAGCACTGAACCATTATGAGAAGATGCAGGCACTGAAGGGCATCCCTTTAAAGCGCCTTGCCAAAAAAGAACTTGAATTTTACCGCCATTGGTACTACAACGCTATCCGTTCTGTAATCGGTATTTGTAATTTTAAAGATGATTATGAAGGTCTTGCCGAATGCTGCACGCCGGCTATCACGGTGGAACAGGCGAAGGATGCCATCAAGCTCCTGCACGACCTGAACATGATTTCTGAGGGTAAGGACGGGTACTGGAAAGTGAATGATACATTTGTGAGTACAGGTGGTAACTGGAGATCCGAAGCGGTTCGGACATTCCAGAAGGAGACGATTCGCCTTGCGGGTGAATCGCTTGAACGGCATGCGCCTCCTCTGCGCGATATCAGCACGGTGACGATGACGTTCAACATGAACGATATCCAGCTCATTCGCGAAAAGATCAAGGAGTTCCGCTCGGACTTGCTGCGTCTTTCTCAGGATGGCACGGGTGACGATACGGTGTTCCAGCTGAACGTTCAGCTGTTCCCGCTTGCATTTACTAAGAAATTGCAGGAGAAGTCAAAATGA